A stretch of the Lactuca sativa cultivar Salinas chromosome 9, Lsat_Salinas_v11, whole genome shotgun sequence genome encodes the following:
- the LOC111912415 gene encoding uncharacterized mitochondrial protein AtMg01250-like: protein MWRGVRQGDPLSPYLFITVMKGLNISMKSACEKGLFKGIKIPHDDIIISNLFYVDDALFIGEWSKENIKNLARILRCFQVSSRLKVNFHKSRVFGVGVDMQEISQFAFHLGCELAKLPFIYFGVRIGANMNQNKHWKPMIDQFQTKLSAWKAKTLSLREANAN, encoded by the coding sequence ATGTGGAGGGGGGTTAGGCAAGGAGACCCTTTGTCACCATATCTTTTTATCACAGTAATGAAAGGGCTTAATATATCAATGAAATCGGCATGTGAGAAAGGTCTATTCAAAGGCATCAAAATACCACATGATGATATCATCATTTCTAACCTCTTTTATGTGGACGACGCACTATTTATAGGCGAATGGAGTAAGGAGAACATAAAAAATCTTGCGAGGATACTTAGATGCTTCCAGGTCTCATCGAGACTAAAAGTTAACTTCCACAAATCCCGAGTGTTTGGTGTTGGGGTCGATATGCAAGAGATCTCTCAGTTCGCGTTCCATTTAGGTTGTGAACTTGCCAAGCTGCCATTCATATATTTCGGGGTCCGGATTGGTGCAAACATGAATCAAAATAAGCACTGGAAGCCAATGATCGATCAGTTTCAGACAAAGCTTAGTGCATGGAAAGCGAAAACTCTATCTCTTAGGGAGGCTAATGCTAACTAA
- the LOC111912421 gene encoding protein phosphatase 2C 37 codes for MAGMCCGVVGEADTPSTVEPSGGRQARRRRMEIHQLKFLATTASDVAAPPPECCRKRRKVENLETIEKSVVVEDLSLPVECEKVVQPCDMMRKEDCCLESSSETEIVLNSCKSTLETVVETVQDEDESRFGVTTVCGRRRDMEDAVAVKPSFCGDDLHFYGVYDGHGCSHVAMKCKDRMHEIVKNEVENGGESLEWKDAMATSFTRMDKEVTEWSEGASISNCRCELQTPQCDAVGSTAVVAVVTPDKIVVSNCGDSRAVLCRNGVAIPLSSDHKPDRPDELARIEDAGGRVIYWDGARVLGVLAMSRAIGDNYLKPYVIPEPEVTVTERTSDDECLILASDGLWDVVSNDVACNVARMCLSSQTPASPLRSPGNEVSVAGGESSDKACSDASILLTKLALARRSSDNVSVVVVDLRRNL; via the exons ATGGCTGGTATGTGTTGTGGAGTTGTTGGTGAAGCGGACACTCCATCGACGGTTGAGCCTAGTGGTGGTCGTCAAGCGAGACGTCGCCGGATGGAAATTCATCAGCTTAAATTCCTTGCCACCACCGCCTCCGATGTAGCTGCGCCGCCCCCGGAGTGCTGTAGAAAGCGAAGGAAGGTGGAAAATCTAGAAACGATTGAAAAGAGTGTTGTGGTGGAGGATTTAAGTCTTCCGGTAGAGTGCGAGAAGGTGGTTCAGCCGTGTGATATGATGCGGAAGGAAGACTGTTGTCTTGAAAGTTCGTCGGAGACGGAGATCGTGTTGAATTCATGCAAGTCGACGTTGGAGACTGTTGTTGAGACTGTTCAGGATGAGGATGAATCTAGGTTTGGCGTTACTACGGTTTGTGGAAGGAGGAGAGATATGGAAGACGCCGTTGCTGTAAAACCGTCGTTCTGTGGTGATGATCTGCACTTCTATGGCGTTTACGACGGCCATGGCTGCTCACAT GTGGCGATGAAGTGCAAAGATCGAATGCACGAGATAGTAAAGAACGAGGTCGAAAATGGCGGAGAATCATTAGAATGGAAAGACGCCATGGCGACGAGCTTCACACGAATGGATAAAGAAGTGACAGAGTGGAGCGAAGGTGCTTCGATTTCGAATTGTCGATGCGAACTTCAAACTCCCCAATGCGACGCCGTTGGATCAACCGCTGTCGTTGCGGTGGTGACTCCCGACAAGATCGTCGTCTCAAACTGCGGTGACTCGCGCGCCGTGCTATGCCGGAACGGCGTAGCTATTCCTCTCTCCTCCGATCACAAG CCTGATCGACCAGATGAACTAGCCAGAATCGAAGACGCCGGCGGCCGTGTGATATACTGGGACGGCGCTCGAGTTCTCGGAGTACTAGCAATGTCGAGAGCAATCG GCGACAATTACTTGAAGCCGTACGTGATACCGGAACCGGAGGTAACCGTAACGGAACGTACATCAGACGACGAGTGTCTAATTTTAGCCAGCGACGGGCTGTGGGACGTGGTATCGAACGACGTCGCATGTAACGTTGCACGTATGTGTCTATCCTCGCAGACGCCGGCGTCACCTCTGCGGTCACCGGGAAACGAAGTCAGCGTCGCCGGCGGCGAAAGTTCCGACAAAGCCTGTTCCGACGCGTCAATCCTTTTAACAAAGCTAGCTTTGGCTCGACGGAGCTCCGATAACGTGAGCGTCGTTGTGGTTGATCTGAGGAGAAATCTGTAA